The genomic window AATTATTCCTTTCTTCTAAAGGAAGGACAGGAGCAGTTATATGGAAGTGACTGTGGACTGGGtgactaagcactttacaaagagGTTAGGAGCAGGGACTACATTATTAGTAATTGGCATGTTAAagtgtaaaattttaaatgttaaatctaAAATGTTAAAGTGTAAGATTTAGTGTCAGAATACCTCTCAgtccctcactttcttcatccCAAGTTAAAGACTCATCTGATACTTTAATCGGTATAGAAACTTGCAAGGGTGAGCTGGACCTTAAACCCAAGGCAACTAACTTCTAGTCCAGTATCTGCCTCATTGTCTCTGACTGTGACAAGGGAAAAATAACAGATCAACAAACCTGATTTCCTTTGGTGCTTGAAGTAAACCAGAAGAGCAACAGCCATAAGACCAAGAACACTAATCAGAGCCATGGTGATTCCTCCCACTAATAGACTCTTTCCATTCCCTGCAGGACCAAAAGAAAGTATGAGTCTTAGAGAACAGAAACTCAGGGCTTGGAATTTCCTGGGGTAAAAAAAACCTATTGCCTCATCTGGACTGGGACCCAgtggaaaaaaagatttctctttGCTTATATCTCTCTTCTTGGAATCTTATCCCCAAGAGCAAAGAAATTCAGAAACTTGTAGGATGAATTCAATCTGGACTAAAGAGGAGTAGGGACCTAGAAAACAGACAGAAAAACTCAGGGGAAACCCAGCTTGGTCTGGGAGTAGAAGCAGGGGGGGATGAGAATAAAATGGTAATTTCTTGAGGAGCTAAGAAAGGATCTGGACAAAGAAAGGCCTTGACTGTAAGACTACTAATCAAATGTTTTCTCCTGTAAGTTGGATTTTTGTAGCTATTTTTTGTATCTGTAATTCCCAAACTGCATAGGTTTTAGCCCATGTAATCTCCCTAGGTCTAGTAAAGGAAGATATGGTCTAACATTCCTTAAAACTCCctcatcttcatttaaaaaaaaaacaatgactaAAGACTGGGGTGGTGGCATGAGCCTGCAATTCTTACCACTGAAGAAGCTGGTAGATTACTAGAGCACAGGAGATCTGAGCTCTCAAGTGAGTTAAACTGAGCTAGTGTCCAAACTAATATGATGAGTCCCTaatatgaagaagaaaggaaggaaggaaggaaggaaggaaggaaggaaggaaggaaggaaggaaggaaggaaggaaggaaggaaggaaggaaggaaggaagggaaggagggagggagggaagggagggagggaggcagggagggagggagggagggagggagggaggaagggaaggaaggaaggaaggaagggagggaagaagaaaagagagtagAGTAAAGGAATGGAGGTAAACGTACTTCTCACATTGATGCTGACAGAATGGCTGGGAATAAGGGTGCTGTTGTTGTCAGCTGTGCAGAAGTATTTCCCACTATCACTCTCCCTCACAGCAGAAAATACAAACTCTGCTACCAAGGAACTCTGAATCTTCTTTCCCAGAATGGCTTCCGTGCCCTCTCTGTGCCAGGAGAACGTGATGTTCCCTGAGCCTTCCATGACTAAGCAAAGAAGAATCAGCTTCTGCCCTTCCATCACCTTCCCTTTATTAGGTTGCACCTCCATATGAACTCCAGAGATGGGAATTCCTAGATGAACACAGCAAATTGTTAGACCCTCTTCTATGGAGGATTTGGAGAAAAGGTAGAGGCTGAAAGAAGCATTTGAAGTGTTGAAATAGTCAGggtaaaggaaactgaaaatattATAGGATCAGATATTGAGGAATGAGAGTAGAGGATAATTCCAAAATCACTCTTGGGAAGGAAACACTCCTCTTAACCCAAGTCTTAATGAACTTTCTAAATTCAGGCCAAAGGCAACAATTATCCAAGATTAAATAGTCTTGGACTGCCCTTTGGGAGGCAAGTTTCTCCAACAGATTTCTCTCTAACATTTTCCAAGGATAGGGAATGGTCATCTGtgtattcatatttttcctctagTCTACTTCTAGCTCCATCTCCCAGTGATATCTTCACATGGagagatttaataaatgctgaatcCACTTATTTCTATACTATCTTGGCCCTTAgcatacaaacttttttttataattccccAACTAGATTGTAGACATCCTGAGAAAAAGGAACTTACCATATTTCTCCTCTTGTGTCTCCAGTGCCTATCATGATGTATTATAAATGGTAGATTCTCAAGATTGTTTATTCTGTTAATGGATGACCCTTTCCTAAAAGTCCTATTCCCCTGGTCTACCAACCTGGAATTTTGCTCATCTGAATCATCAGATGCAAACTCAGTTTAAAGTacatctatctccatctccatcacaatacatgcatacacacacacacacacacacacacacacacacacacacatacacacacacatgcgcgcGTGCAGAGACAATCACAGCTATAGATGCATTTAAATTATGGGGAAGAGTTTGTCTGGGAGACATTGTAAACTTTGGGGACCTGGAGATGAAAGAAAATGCTTTCTATATTTCTTGCCTTGAATTTTTGCAGTTCTCAACTTATTCCTGATGCTTCACTTAAACAGGAAGCCTCTAGTAAGGGTCCTATTTCTATACCAGGCACAGGAAAAGTCAGACAGAAGCCAAAGATACCATTTACCCAGCCTCCTTCTTAATTCCAGACCTTTATACTTTCTCATTCACACTTACTCCTCACATTCATTGTTATTGGATGACTCTTTTTGCAGACCCCAGGAGGCACAGTTTCTACCTCACACCAGTAAGGTCCTGTGTCTTCCCTCCAAAGTTTAGAGATCTGGAGCTCTTGGACTCTGGCCTGGCCCAATAGGATGGCCCCTGGATCtctgaagaaggagaaaagaagttgGATGTTTGCCTTCTCTTGAGGAATCTGGATCTCACACCTCAGCTTCACTGGGCTCCATTCTATGGGCTGAGAGTCTATTGTTTTCAGCAGTGGTCTTGAAAACAGTTCTAGAGAGAAGAATCCAACAAAGAAGTGAGCCTTGGTTTTTCAGCACCTACAGATGTTTAGACCAAAGGATATATACCCATGGACAGTCCCCTCcccagtttcatttttcttaaccCTGGTTAATTCCTGCTATTCCAGATTCCTAAAAAGAGATATTACTGGTACAGTTTGAGTTTCTATCAATGGTCAATCCATAAGATTTTCCTCTATCATATCCATCCCTACCCCAATCAGTAACCCTGACACTGACTACCCTTATAAGCTTCCCCATAGGAATGACAGTCATACCACGAATGTGGAGAACCTCTTCATTTGATCTGATGTGCCAGGATATATGTTTGAATGCAGTACAAGAATATAAACCActgtttcttttgtttgcttgtgGAATAAAGACATCTGAGCTCTGATTAAAAGCAGAGAAGGATTTTCCATTCTTGTAATATGTCACACGCGTCAAAGTACTGTTAGCTTTTTCCTGACACCGAAGAATCAGACTGTCTCCTTCAAAGACAAGGTATGGAATCCGTAGGATCAAAGAAACTGTAGGacacatccatattcattagttGGTTAGCCATACAATCTCCAAACCTTTTGAGTATtgctatatttattcatttttaacaaaGGTCACTGTGCAGAACCTATGTGGAAATGGACTTCTCTACACATTCAATAGGCCATTACTAAGTGTCTACTGTGTACAATGTAGAAGGAAGAAGGATCAAGGAGCCCTTAGTCTGAAGCTTCAAGAGATGTCCAGGATCTTCTTGTACTCTCTGGCTAACATTAGACTTAATCCCCTGCTCCAAATTCCCTTCTCTCCAAAGTGAGATGACTTCTTCCAAAAACTACTTGTCATTGTATCTGCTGAGTCTTTGGATAGCAGACTCAAAATTTGGGATTTGTGTAGAAGGAAACAAGGCACTCTACTTGGAATCAGAGTGACCTAATGAATGTTTCACTGAACTCAGAGcaaagaagaactgaattcaacttctgcttcagatactagctatgtgattgagaaattcacttaatttctctgaatctcattttccttatgtgtaaaataaagatgatgataataatggccCATGTCACTGGGtttatttgaggatcaaatgagacagcaTATGCAAAAttaaagatgggatttgaacctctAATTTCCATTGGTGTAAGAatgcttgggggaaaaaaatccctctACTGAATGTCGACATTTTCTCTAAAGTCATCTTTTTAAAGAGTTCatttgaaaggttaagtgatttgcccatggtcatgtAGTGAGTATTTATGGAGAAATTTTATACCAGTTCCCTCCTGGCTAGGAGGCCAACTctaaaaagatatataaatgaaaactaccaTCATTATCAACAtcaccactatcatcatcatcatcatttatttatatCACTATTATCtcatggttcttttctttttttaagttcaaataaATTGATCTGGTATCATCTAATATTTGATACAGATTATAGGTTTTCCTCAGAGATATTCCAAAACACTGTAATAAAATGAATATCACAATGAAACATATCACATCCTCCCTCAATTCCCATGGTGATATAATCAAAACTCTTTAGACAATGTGTTGCACCTTTTCTTGGCAAGGTTAGAATCTTGATCAaattatcccctctgtcctcacTTTCACCCTCTCTACATTCTGATCTTTTTCTTCAGATGAAAATATTCAGCTCATGCTCTACCTGGTCAAAATAAAACTAGTGATCTTTTCCCCCAAACACTCCCCTTTTTTCCAACTTCTCATTTATAGTAAAAGGTGACACTATCTTGACAGTCAATCAGGTTATAAGTCTATTTACATTTCTGGTTCCTACTCTGAGAAATCTGAGATAGTAGAATGAAAGTTGGAAAAAGAGGTAACAGAGTCTTGACTCTTAGACCTGCAGGAGAATTGAATAATAGAATCTGAGTCCTGGGATTCCCAGGGAGAGAAAGATGGAACTGAAACCATTTTTATGTCTTAATTAATTTACCTCTTTTCTTACCTACAGTAAAGGTCAAAGTTACAGAGTTACTTAGGGGTGAATTATTGATCTTGCATTTATAAGTCCCAGGATTATTGATTTTTATGCTGTTTCCAATAGTTTCTTTGAGTATTTTCCCCTTGTGGTACCATTTTGTTTTCCCTGGTGCATAGAATTGCAATCCATTGCATGTCAGAAGCACTTTTTCCCCTTTGAAGAAAGTGGTCCATGGAGGATTGAGGTAAATTACTGGTTttgatgaaaaaactgaataaaagatggaaaagagaagaaatgaaagatataTGCAGTCCCAACATtggaaattaaaatatgaatgatAGAAAATGGATTGCTTCCCATGACATGGGAGTAGTTTTCTTCAAACATAACCCAGTtactaccttctacaagaaatttCTTCTGATTACACACAGGAGCTTGTtctggtcacacacacacacacacacacacacacacacagagagagagagagagaggagagagagagagagagagagagagttagtgccatcccctcccccaattacttagtctttatatttaattttctatgtacATGGTGTTTAGAGGCACCTTTAAAGTGGACactttttgacttttgtctttgttcctCTGGCACCTGGGATAAGGGTTGATATAAACTGttgtgttgtttttgttcagtcatccctAACTCTATGTGATCCCATCATGGGCTTTTCTTGATTAAGAAACTATTGGTTTTGCCAActaaatggtttgccatttccttctccagtctctacacattttacagatgagaaactgaggaaaattgggtttaagtgatttgcccagaatcacatagctatcaagaatctgaggtcagatatgaactcaataTTCCTGATGCCAGACTCAGAGCTGAAACCACTACATCTCTGATTTGCCTGCTTATTGTTAGTTTGAATTAAAATGACCTAAACAGTTAAGATAGAGGGGAAAATTAGGGTAAAGAAGCACAGACTGCTCTCAACCCACCATAAACCCCTTTCTCACTAGGAAAGTATGGATAGGGCCCCTGCTATATCCAGAGCTAGCACTGATTAAAATTTCATGGAAGATGAAGTTGTCTTTAGTCCCTTTGACCCTCCCTTTCTTCTGTAAAAGCTTCCTTCCATGAGTATTCCTGCTTCCTGTTTTTGTACATGTTCTCTTTGCAGTCATTAAAGCCATTCGCTATTCTCAGTTACTGCTTATCAGTATCCTACTGGTCCTCCCAGACCCAGAAAAATGCAACTTCTATCTTAAAGCCTTTCTTCATCATACCAATTGGAAGAACAGTCTCCCTATTCTAAGGTCCCATAGTCTATATTACAGAATTTCCTATGTTGCTTTACATCAGAGTTACTGTATTCTCATACCAAGAGGTATGAGATTATATGTAGAAATTATatgttatttatctttgtattctaaGTCAAATATCTGAATGCTCTCCCCTTACCACACATTAAGCtccaatattaaaaagaaataagataaatgaacaacaaaaaagtcaCTAAAGCATCCTCactctttaatccagcaataccattaagTCTATGCCTAAAAAAGATCAAAGAGCtgaactcatttataaaaaaaatcatttatagcaACCTGAAGAGTTTTTGCACACCAGCTGGCCAGAGAAAACAGATATGACCACAAAAAAAGTTCTGACTCTTTTGGCATTAGTATCATTTTCACATCCTTCAAGCTCTCACCaaaaagagactgaggcagacaCCGCTTCCTCCCACAAGAGATAACAGATCTGTGGTTACAGAAATACCAATTTCTCAGgaatcatgaaaatcaaaggaaaaaaactcacCAGATTGTACAATGACCAGAGCTGCAAGAGAGAATCAAAACCATGACTTAGGGcaggatttgttttcattttttaaagaatccaTAGCTATTCTTATAAAGAAGCTAACAATCCTTCCACCCTctaggaaagaagggaagaaacaagtatttattaaatacctactatatttCAGACATcgtataaatattatcttatgttATCCTCACAACTTTGAgaagtaggcactattattaaTCAACAATTTACATTTATGGAAACTGAAGCATATAGCACTTAAGTGACTTGAGGAGGATCACACAGCTCCTAAAAATCTAATGTTAGATTTGAATTCTATTTCACCTAACTTCAGGCTAAGTCAACACTCTGTTCCAATGtcttttatttgcctcagttgacTTAAACACAAACTCTTCATTAGTCTGATCATGCAATCATAGATTTAAGGCTGCAAGGGGAATTCTAGCTCATCTACCCCAGAGACCTCAtcttacagattagaaaactaagTCTCAAAGAATCTAAATGGATATCAAGTGGCAGAGATGGAGTTTAAATAgaagtcctctgattccaaatctagtgctaTTTAACTCCATTGACAGTAGGATTAGGAGTTTACTCTTGGTAAGGACCATCTTGTCATACACATGCATGCCCACATATATTGAAACTGCCCTGCTATGAAACAGGAAGGGTAAAGAATAAGAGCAGATGTCCATTTGTCTTCCCCTAGATAAGCGCAATTCCCCACCATTAGCCAGATGATTCTTTCCATAATAGGAATGCTTAACCAGGGAACAAATCACCCAGTTTTCCTCTCCCCTTTGCCAGGTCACCTGTTTATGCCTTTGCATGTGTCTACACCTCAATCATCTTCATGTTTGAACTCTGAATTTCCCTGTCTGAATTCACACAATCTCTAAGTTAGAAGGAACTTCAAAATTACCTAGCAGAATCTGTGACCAACCACAATCTTGGTACCAGTGGTCATCTAGCCTATATACACTatggtgaaaaaaaaatagttctcctGATGACCAGCTCTCTGTTACTGAACCTCTCTGAACTAAGATAGGAAAGTTCTAGGCGAACTATTACGACAGTTATGATGCCAATCTTGTAGAAAGCTAAATGGAATCTGACAGATAAAACAATTCAGACATTTCACCACTAGGCATGAATTGCAAAAAGTTCATTGATAATAAAAGAAAGTTACCacatacatcaaaatatttattgcaaaatTTTGGGGAACCAAAGACTGAAGACAAAGCTGTTGTCCATTGATTGAGGAGAGTTAAAACAAATTGTGGGACTGTGGGACATGAATGAAATGGATTATTATTGCATTCAAGGAAATGAAGACTATGAGGAATGCAGAAAAGCATTGAAAGGCCTGCATCACTTGAGGCAGAGTAAAGTAAATAGATCCAAGAAAACCAtttacaaaatgattacaataaagTAACTGGAAAGAACTGTTGtcacaaaaatgaattaaaagtgaatgttggaaaattacaacaacaacaacaacacaaatATCTAGTCCCAAAGAAAAGTTATGAGAAGGCCTTCACCTTCCACTCTTTTGCAGGGATGGGGAAAGGAGACTCTACAAgtgtaaaaaataacaaatattttcaaattatgtcAATGTTATGTTTCATTTTGCTTactatcttttctcttcctcttccctttttttcttttgttatatgGAATGTCTATCTGaataagggagggagaaagaagagggatatagggagaaatttgataaaaataggaataaattatttttaaaaagaattcacctcagaattataactttaaaaaaggtATTTAAACTTGTCCACTATATTTTTGATAGTGTGACCTATTCAGATTATGTATACATTTCAAATTTGTTATAGTAAAACATGTGAAATGTTGGTTTAAACTTTAATTTCTGtcatattgttttataatttttctgataattcttgtaaaacaaaattcttgaaaaataataGGTGCATTCATATTTGTTTAACACTAGGTTATTGAATTTGGTTATTTCTAATATatgattatttcttattcttctttttccaATCTACTATACTAAActacctttcaattttttttgtagtaaatagtttttaatgattactactttatattaaaatttgagATATTGAATGCTCTTCTCCATCTTGTTTTTTCACTGTTTCCCTGGGTAttattttgtttctccaaataaatgttattattttgtctGCTTCTGTAAATTATAATTGGCTTAGCAGTCTTCTTGATATATCACTATATCTGTAAACTAATTTGGttacaattatcatttttatgttattttgacTCAACCATGATAACTAAATGGCCCTCTAATCAGTTTTCATTGTTAATTTCTTTAAAGTCAAAAAGTTATATTTGTCCTCCACCCATggttctgtcctgggtcctctcctcttttccctaaTCTCTCTCATAGGTGATCTCATTCCCTCCTCATTCCTCACCaagggttcaattatcatctgtATGAAAATGGCATCCAAAACTGCATGTCCAGCCTGAATCTCCCTTTTGAATTACAATACCACAAAACCAAGTTTATTCTTATAATCAATGTATCCTGGTAATGCAATATCAATCTTCCCCTTTAAAACACTctccttcaatttctcctcttttccaaaCCATTATCCTTCAGGTTTGTAACCTAGGAGTATCCTCTCACATTCCAGCAATGTCTaatcttttgttaatttttactAATTCTAATTACTAATTCTAATCTTACTAATACTAATCACATCTGCCCCCCATTATCTCTACCTCCCCATTTCAGGCTCTCATCACTTCTGCCTAGACCCTTGCAGTGTTTCTAATTGTTTTCCCTAAtttcattccctttcttctccatccCATTCACCATATATTCACCAAAAGAACTTTCATAAAGCATGGATCTAACTGTAACACTCCTGTAATGTTCAAGTGATTGCATATTACcttttgtataaaatataaacttctcatgAACCCCAGCTTGTTACTTAGAGTCCTTCACAATTTGCTTATACTTGTCCTTTCtagctttattatatattatttctcttaaaaaaaaactgtacttTCCAGCTTAACTAATTTATAGTTCCTCAACTTCAGAATTCCATGTCCTGACCCCATTTCTTTTTCACAGAGATTATCCTACAGGTTTGGAATAcatttcctcttcatcttttttctccagatatttatttttctttgtaacctcAGCACCTGGCATAGTTCACTGAAAAGGGCAACTGCTTAAAAgtagttaggtggttcagtgaatagagtactggtcttagactcaggaaaacctaagtttaaatctgacctcagattcttatttGCTGTgtgtcacttaacttcagttccctcataaggataataatagcacctacctctcagagttaCTGTAcaggtaaaatgaaataatacttataaagtattttgcaaacctcatGCTAGATGAATGTCAATTAATATTaagattttgtcaaatgctttgctaaaatcaaGGTAAAAATATCTTTCACAACCCTTTTGTCTCTTAGCATGATCATGctgtcaaaaaatgaaataagtttaTGATGCTTCCTTTTTATGGTCCCTTTATGGTCTAGAATTTTGACATGAAGAGAAATCAAACTCTGTTGACTAGACTGTTATTGGTggattctcttctcttcccctttctttgagATCATAATATTTGTCCTCCTCAAGTCCTACTGTTTCTCTGGTACTCAtcatgatcttttaaaaatgaaacttatCAATAACATATTTCAGACAGTCCATTCAGAGATCTCATTTCTAGAATTTTGTAGGACTTCATCTGCACCATATCCCCAAGGGCTTGCATTAAACTACTCACCAAGGGACAGCATGAAAAGTGGATCCATGAGGGATGAGAAGAGACCAGACAAATTCAAAGTTGGGGCTGACCTCATCAGCACCAGAAAGCTTCTGCTTCCTCAGATAAAGTGAATTAGAAAAAGAGAAGTGGAGGAAACCTGTTCTAGGCATATTAATGATCATGCTGATCAGTACTTCCTTAAGATTGGTACTGACTTTCTTTTCTCAGCTCAATCTTTTTATGAAATAGTTGGGGGCTTTTAATCTCATCTTTGTGGTTCCTTAAGACCTTAGAATCATATCTGAACTTTCCTGGATCTTTCAACTTCTCTCTCCAAGTAATTATCCCAGTCTGCTTTTTTCTAGATTCAGGCATAGGACCAGCCTAGGGTTCACATCATCAGTCCTGCACCACTCACTTAGAATTCCAGGGTATGACAGATAGAAGAAATGTGAGAGACCATTTAATCCAACACTCTACTCCATATCAGAATCCCTTTTATAGCATCACTGAAAAGTGGTTCCCTGGATTCTGCTAAAaccttttaattcttttcctttaaattattttagtggtaacaaagaactgaaaatgaaggGAACATGTATCAATTGAGAAAGAACTGAATAGATGATGATATAGAAAAGTTAGGGAATACACTTGTGCTGTAAAGAATGAGGAGGGatgtggtttcagagaaacctggaaagacttgcataaccTGATACAAAATGGAGTGAGCATTCAATAGCaccaactttaaaattttaaaaaccttgaTCTAcaaaatgaccaaccacaatgtcaaaagactgaaaataaacaATGCTGCCAACCTCCCAGTAGACAGGAAAAGTTTGAGGTGTAGAATGAGAGATAAGATAATTACagatagaaatacaaagagagaggggagagagagagagagagagagagagaggcagataaTTGCagatagagatataaagagagataattgtttttgattcagttctctagaACATCCTCCCTCCTAGGAGGACATATGGTTCTCCTATTGAGGTTTACTTTCTGCAACTGAACtcatagtttcttcatctccTAGTGTATATGTGGCTGTTAATTTTTAAGACCTTATTTGCGTATTCTCTTTATGTCTAAGGAAAGACCTGTGGGTCAGTCAGAAATGTTGAGTAAATAGCCTCTTTTGAGTTTAAGTCTCACAATAGCATGTAGAAAAATGTGTCTGTTCAATGCAAAAATTTAGAGAATAGtgagaaaaagaggggaaggagagagagcaaAGAAAAGGGAGACACACTCTAAGAAAGAGTGAAACCCATGCAAGGGCAGCTGTCGTGAGTAGCACAGAGACACTGGGGAGAATAGTTCCATTCAGCAGGAAGGGTGGGTTCCAACAAGGGATATATGCTCCTAGAGGGAAGGAGATGTTCCCAGTAAAAGGAAGTATGTCCTCCAAAGTACCCTAATGAGTATGGGATTCTCTGATTTTGAGTGACCCTCCTAAAAATCCTGAAGTTGCAGATATGGGGtcagggaaaaatagaaatttaggggAATTTGCcatcagaggaaaaaacaaacagatgGCAGATAATATATCATGTGAGTGGCACAGCTCAACTTTGGAAAATATTATTGTCAGTATTTTATCAAGAGTTTGTTCTATAAACTTACAGTCTCCCTTAAGGAAATACTGTCATGATGTCAAAATCATCAGATCTAAAGCAAGAAATAGACTACATTATAAAATGCTaagtggatgattttgactatataaaattaaaaaagggtttgcactaataaaatcaatgctgtcaaaattagaggGAAATGGTGGCTAGGAAGAAGTTTTCACATCTAGAAGGTTttatgaaggtctcatttctaaactatatagagagttgaatcaaatttataaggttgcaagtcattcccatatgatcaaaggatgtgaacaggcagttttcaaaaaaggaaattaaagatatatataatcatacaaaaaaatgttccaaataattgttgattagggaaaaaattgtattggtattgctgggtcatacatatacatatacatatacatatacatatacatatacatatacatatacatatacatatacatatacatatgtatatgtatacatatacatataggtatagatttgcaagaatttgtttttcttgactatgtgTGTTGGAagcacttgttttttttttctttctcttggcagaggagagaaggaagaaacaagaaggaagaaacaaaaattaggtttttgctcattgaaaaaaatttttaataaaataaaatttaaagaccTCTTTAATATATAAAAGCACCCTGCCTTTCAAATGCTACTTTTAGCATATTTATTGATGCCCTTGTCATATATGCCTTttaaaagggaggggaggaaagaagaaaagaagaaaggaaaaagaaaaggaaggaaggaattcacatttattaaatactctaTCTTATATATACCAGATAATGTGAGCTTAAAGAAGACAACAACATATAAAAGGTGGctgaaaatcaagaaatagggaTAGAAGGTGGGGGGGTGCAGAATTTTCAAGTCCAGAAGTCAAGAACAGGAtctctttataaaataaaaaagtgagaagGATTAGGCCTTACAAAGGAGGATTCCATGGTGAGTAGTCTTCAGGGATGGTGAGATGATGGAGCAAGACAAGGAAGCCTCAGGGACTGAGGCTCATGATCAAACAACAGTAGAGGCATGATTCTAAAATGCAGATCAAGAATGGATTGGGATTTACTTTTTCTTGAGAGACTGAAGTTTGTGTTATATCCTTATATCCCAACCATATAGTATCTTGTCTCttctagtttata from Macrotis lagotis isolate mMagLag1 chromosome 2, bilby.v1.9.chrom.fasta, whole genome shotgun sequence includes these protein-coding regions:
- the LOC141513393 gene encoding Fc receptor-like protein 4, producing MRSAPTLNLSGLFSSLMDPLFMLSLALVIVQSVFSSKPVIYLNPPWTTFFKGEKVLLTCNGLQFYAPGKTKWYHKGKILKETIGNSIKINNPGTYKCKINNSPLSNSVTLTFTVVSLILRIPYLVFEGDSLILRCQEKANSTLTRVTYYKNGKSFSAFNQSSDVFIPQANKRNSGLYSCTAFKHISWHIRSNEEVLHIRELFSRPLLKTIDSQPIEWSPVKLRCEIQIPQEKANIQLLFSFFRDPGAILLGQARVQELQISKLWREDTGPYWCEVETVPPGVCKKSHPITMNVRRIPISGVHMEVQPNKGKVMEGQKLILLCLVMEGSGNITFSWHREGTEAILGKKIQSSLVAEFVFSAVRESDSGKYFCTADNNSTLIPSHSVSINVRRNGKSLLVGGITMALISVLGLMAVALLVYFKHQRKSGENSSIALPRNSPLQISQEAMGSNAPTQLELQEVHSNETLVARDVIYSEVWITQQGKEGAAGASGKPPEDQDYSAIYFAVKKAEVQGDSIENSCTMNESNGDSTDYILIS